The following is a genomic window from Miltoncostaea oceani.
CGCGGCGAATGCCGGTTCGGCGCACCACCGGGCCGGGGTCCGCTCGCCCTCTACGGGATGCGGACATCGACGGACGGGATCATCGAGTACCGGGGGAACGCCTTCGGTGGGCGCCTCCGGGGCCAGTTGCTGTCGGTCAACTACGGGGAGGGTCCGAGCGTCGTCCGCGTCGCCCTCTCACCCGACGGGACACGTGCCGCCACCCCGGCGCCGCTCGCCCGCGGCCTCTCCGATCCGGTGGATCTCGTCGAGGGCCCCGGGGGTCGCCTGATCGTCGCCGAGCACGGACGGGGTGGGCGGGTCAGCGTCCTGTCACCCGTGCCCTGAGGGGCCACCGGCCGAACGCGACGCCGCCAGAGCCCTCACCGCGACGGCCTCCATCGCGGTGACCGACCGATCCCAGTCGAGCGTCCGCACCGCGCGACCGCCCGACGCCGCGAGGACCCTGCGGCGGGGGGGATCCTCCACCAACGTGACGAGGCCGTCCTCCATCGCGGCGCGGTCACCGACCGGGACGAGCAGGCTGTTGGACGGGTCCGCGTACTCGACGACGCCCTCGTTCGCCGCCGCGACGACGGCGCAGCCGCATGCCATGGCCTCCGCGGGGGGCAGTGCCCACCCCTCCAGGTGGCTCGTGTGGAGGAACACCGCGAAGCTGTTGTAGAGATCCCGGATCCGGTCCTGGGACGGGTCCTCCTCGTAGGAGATCCACGAGGGCAGATCCCGCCGGCGCCGGCGCTGACCGAACGCGGTGACGCGCAGGCGGGGGACCCTGCGGCGGACCGCCCGGAGCACCGCCAGGGCGTCGTCGCGCCCACGGATGGGCTCGTCGCGATCGATGAAGCCGACGTGCGCGTCGTCACGCGCGTCGATCGGGACCACGGTGCGGAAGTGGTCGAGGTCCATCCCGTTGGGGATGCGGGTGATCCGGTCGCCGACCCCGAGGCCCTCCCCCACGCGCTGCAGCCAGCGCGAGATCACGATCTTCTCGAGTGGCAGGCGCCAGGTCGCCTCGACCTCCGCGGCCGGACCGTCCCAGATCTCGTGGCTCTGGATGAGATAGAGCCCCGCGCGTCCGGGACCGGACGCGCGCGCGACCCACGGGGCCGTCCACCATGCCGTGGCCACGAGCACATCCGCGCCGCCGAGGGCGGCGGGCGCGAGGCCATCCGAGACGCGCACGGCGACGGCGGGGTCGAACGCGAACCAGCTCCACGGGTCCGGCCGCCTGGCGCGTCGCAGCGGGGCGGCCAGACCGACGGCCCTGGCCCGCAGCGAGCGCGGACGCAGCGGGCGTCTCGGGTGGACGACCTCCACCCCATACCCACGCCGGCTCAACCGGTTCGCGTACTCGTACGCCACGCGGAACCCGCCGATGGGCGCCTCGGGCACGCACGGGAGGACGAACGCGATGCGCGGCGGCCGGCCGTCGGCGGGTGGGGGATCGACTGTCACGGATGTCGCTTTCGCGCTGCGGCGGGCGGGTCCGGAGGCTATCCGCCCGATGCCTGCGGCGGCACCGGTCCACCGTCGGGCTCCCCACCCCCCGATCGACCGGCGCGGCCACACGCGGCGGTGGACTACCCTCGCCCGAGATGAGGACGGCGGACCAGCCACAGGGAACCCTGATCGCCCCCCGCGCCGGGTGGGCGCCCCTCGACCTCGCCGAGCTCTGGTCGTACCGGGAGCTCCTGTTCTTCCTGGCCTGGCGCGACGTCAAGGTGCGGTACAAGCAGACCGTCCTCGGCGCAGCGTGGGCGGTGATCCAGCCGGCCTTGACGATGGTCGTCTTCAGCATCTTCTTCGGCGGGCTCGCCGACGTCCCGTCGGACGGCGCGCCCTACCCGGTCTTCGCCTTCGCGGCCCTCGTACCGTGGACGTTCTTCGCCAACGGCCTGACCCAGGCGGCGAACAGCGTCGTCGCCGAGGAGGGGATGATCGACAAGGTCTACTTCCCGCGGGTCACCGTTCCCCTGGCCGCCGTGCTGGCCACCCTCGTCGACCTCGCGATCGCGATGGTCGTCTTGGTCGCGGTGATGCTCGCGTACGGCATCGTGCCCGGGTGGCAGGTCGTGACGCTTCCCGCGTTCGTCCTGCTCGCCGCGATGGCGGCGCTCGGCGCGGGACTCTGGCTGGCGGCGCTCAACGTGCAATACCGCGATGTCCGCTACACGCTGACCTTCCTGGTGCAGCTCTGGCTCTTCGCGAGCCCGGTCGCGTACCCGACGAGTCTCGTCCCCTCGCCCTGGGACGTCGTCTACGGACTGAACCCGATGGTGGGCGTCATCGACGGGTTCCGGTGGGCCCTCCTCGGCACCACTCCGGCGCCAGGGACGATGGTCGCCCTGTCGATCGTCGTCACCACCTCCGCCCTTATCGGCGGGCTCTTCTACTTCCGTCGCATGGAACGCACCTTCGCCGATGTCATCTGAACCGCTCGCCCTGCGGGTCGACGGCATCGGCAAGCGCTACCGGCTCGGTGAGGCCAACGGCTACCGCACGCTCCGAGAGGGCATCGCGTCGCTCGGGCGACGCCGGCGACACGTCGCGAGGGAGTCGAGCGCCGAGATGTGGGCGTTGCGCGACGTGACGTTCGATGTCCGGTCGGGCGAGGTGGTCGGAGTGATCGGTCGCAACGGCGCCGGCAAGAGCACGCTCCTCAAGGTCCTCTCGCGGATCACCGAGCCCACCGAGGGCGAGGCGCGGGTCACCGGCCGCGTCGGGGCCCTGCTCGAGGTGGGCACCGGCTTCCACCCGGAACTGACGGGGCGCGAGAACATCCTGCTGAACGGTGCGATCCTCGGCATGCGCCGCGCCGACATCCGGCGCAACCTCGACGCGATCGTCGCCTTCGCCGAGATCGAGAGGTTCCTCGACACACCCGTCAAGCGCTACTCGACGGGCATGCAGATGCGCCTCGCCTTCGCGGTGGCGGCCCACCTGGAGCCCGAGATCCTCGTCATCGACGAGGTCCTCGCCGTCGGCGACGCGGAGTTCCAGCGCAAGTGCCTCGGCCGTATGGGCAACGTGGCACGCGAAGGTCGGACGGTGCTCTTCGTGAGCCACAACATGGCGGCCGTCGAGAGCCTCTGCGACCGGGTCCTCTGGTTGGAGGGCGGCCGCGTCGTCGCCGACGGTCCCGCCGGCGACGTGGTGTCGCGCTACCTCCAGGCGTCGTTCTCGCCCGACAACGATCGGTCGTGGACCGACCCGGCGGATGCACCGGGGGACGAGCACGTCCGGGTACGCCGCGCACGCGTGCGTCCCGTCGGCGGCAGCGCCGACGATCCGATCGACGTCGGCACCCCGTTCGACATCGAGATCGAGTACTGGAACCTCATCGCCGGGGCGCGGATCGACCTCAGCCTGCACGTCTACAACGAGCAGGGGGTGCTCGTCTTCAACGCCGCGCCCCTCGACTCCACGCCCGGACGGGGCCTGCCGCGACCCGCCGGCCTCTACCGCGAGGTCTGCTCGGTCCCGGCGCGTCTGATGAACGACGGGGTCCACACCGTGGAGATGCTCGTGGTGCGGAACGACACCGAAGTCGTCTTCGGCTTGTCCGAACTGGTCACCTTCAACATCCGTGACGACCTCGAGGGGAGGGGTTCCTGGTACGGCGGGTGGGCCGGAGCGGTCCGACCGCGCCTCGACTGGAGCTCCGACCTCGTGCAGGAGGGTCCACCCTCGGGGCGGGTCGCCACGTGAGCGGGCCGCGCGGCTACGCCCACCCCGACTACGCACGCACCCTCGGTCACCTCGGGCAGGCGCGCTGGTTGCGGGCAAGCGGCGCATCGGTCGTCGTCAGGCCGATCCCGGGGACGACCCGGCGGGACGCGGTCGGCCCCTATCCGTTGCTCGCCTGCCACGATTGGGATCGACTCGGGGACGACCTTGACGAGCTCCGGACGGAGGCGGTGTCCGTGACGGCGGTCCCCGACCCGCTCGGCGACCACGATCCAGGCCTCCTGCAGCGGGCGTTCCCGGACCTCGTGCGCCCCTACAAGACCCACTGGGTCGTCGACCTCGCGTCCTCCTGGTCCGCCGGTTTGTCGCGCCACCACCGACGACGCCTGCGCCTGGCCCGGGACGCGGTGACCGTCGAGGTCCTCGACACGCCCCGACGGGCCGGCGCGGAGTGGGCGGAGATGTACACCCACCTGGTCGTGCGCAGTTCCCTCACCGGTGTCCATGCGTTCCCGCCGGACGCCTTGGTCCGCCAGCTCGAGATCCCCGGCGCCACCGTGCTCCGGGCCGTCCGCGGAGGACGGACACACGCCATGGCCGTCTGGTACTCCGACGGATCGGGGGTCCACTACCACCTCGGCGCGAGCGACCCGACGGGGTACGAGCTCGGCGCCTCCTACGCCCTCATGTACGGTGCCCTCGACCACTTCGCGCAGACGGGCGCCGACGTCGCCCTCCTCGGAGGCGGATCCGACCCCGAGGATCCCGACGGGGACGGGTTGGCGCGGTTCAAGCGCGGCTGGGCGACCGATCAGGTGCAGGCGTGGCTGTGCGGAAGGATCCTCGACCGGGGCGCCTACCGCTCGCTGACGCCGGGGGGTGACCGGGGGGAGTGGTTCCCCGCCTACCGCTCCGGACCGCCCCGGACGCGACGCGTCGTCCGCGACGCCGCGGCCCCGCCCCCGGCGACCCTCCCCGGGGTCCTGGGTGGGCGACCGGCGTTCGACGAGCCGCTCCACGTTGGGCGCCCGAACATCGGCGACCGGTCCCGTGTCATGGAGAGGATCGAGGGCATGCTCGACCGCCGATGGCTGAGCAACGACGGACCGCTGGTGCAGGAGTTCGAGGAACGCGTCGCGGAGGTCGTCGGTGTGGCCCATTGCGTCGCGACGAGCAGCGGCACCACCGGCCTCGACATCCTCGCCCGGGCGTGCGGTATGTCCGGCGAGGTCATCGTGCCGGCCTTCACGTTTGTCGCGACCGCGCACGCACTCGCGTGGCAGGGACTCACCCCCGTGTTCTGCGACATCGGTCGCGAGACCCACCTCATCGACCCGGCGCGGGTGGAGGAGTTGATCACGGACCGGACGACCGGGATCGTCGGTGTCCACCTCTGGGGCCGGGGGTGCGACGCCGCCGCCCTGGACGGCCTCGCGCAGCGGCACGGGCTGTCCCTGATCTTCGATGCCGCGCACGCCTTCGGATGCACGCTCGGGGGCCGACCGATCGGGCGCTTCGGGAGAGCGGAGGTGTTCAGCTTCCACGCGACGAAGTTCGTCAACGCCTTCGAGGGCGGGGCGATCGTCACGTCCGATGCCGCACTCGCCGACCGGTGCAGGAGTCTGCGCAACTTCGGTTTCGTGGACTTCGACCTCGTTGAGGGCCCCGGCACGAACGCGAAGATGCCGGAGGCGAGCGCGGCGATGGGCCTCACATCGCTGGAGTCACGTGACGACTTCGCGCGGGCGAACGCCGAGAACGAAGCGGCCTATGCCGAGGGACTCGCCGGCCTACCCGGGATCCGCCTGACCCGACACCCCCCGGGGGAGACGGGCAACCACCAGTACGTCGTGCTCGAGGTCGGTCCGGAGGCGGGACTCTCCCGCGACCAGCTCACCGAGGCCCTCTGGGCGGACAACATCCGCGCCCGGCGGTACTTCCATCCCGGCTGCCACCGTTCCGAACCGTACCGCGAATCCTTCGCCCGCGGGGGCCGTGCACTCCCGGTCACCGACGAGGTGAGCGGGAGGGTGCTGTGCCTTCCGACCGGCACCGCGGTCAGCCCGCGCGACGTCACGCGGGTCTGTCGGGTCGTCGGCGCCATCCTGGAGGAGGGCCCCCGGGTCGCGGCGCACCTCCGGCGGGCCTCCGGCCGGGCGACGGATGCCGCCTGAGG
Proteins encoded in this region:
- a CDS encoding glycosyltransferase family 4 protein → MTVDPPPADGRPPRIAFVLPCVPEAPIGGFRVAYEYANRLSRRGYGVEVVHPRRPLRPRSLRARAVGLAAPLRRARRPDPWSWFAFDPAVAVRVSDGLAPAALGGADVLVATAWWTAPWVARASGPGRAGLYLIQSHEIWDGPAAEVEATWRLPLEKIVISRWLQRVGEGLGVGDRITRIPNGMDLDHFRTVVPIDARDDAHVGFIDRDEPIRGRDDALAVLRAVRRRVPRLRVTAFGQRRRRRDLPSWISYEEDPSQDRIRDLYNSFAVFLHTSHLEGWALPPAEAMACGCAVVAAANEGVVEYADPSNSLLVPVGDRAAMEDGLVTLVEDPPRRRVLAASGGRAVRTLDWDRSVTAMEAVAVRALAASRSAGGPSGHG
- a CDS encoding ABC transporter ATP-binding protein → MSSEPLALRVDGIGKRYRLGEANGYRTLREGIASLGRRRRHVARESSAEMWALRDVTFDVRSGEVVGVIGRNGAGKSTLLKVLSRITEPTEGEARVTGRVGALLEVGTGFHPELTGRENILLNGAILGMRRADIRRNLDAIVAFAEIERFLDTPVKRYSTGMQMRLAFAVAAHLEPEILVIDEVLAVGDAEFQRKCLGRMGNVAREGRTVLFVSHNMAAVESLCDRVLWLEGGRVVADGPAGDVVSRYLQASFSPDNDRSWTDPADAPGDEHVRVRRARVRPVGGSADDPIDVGTPFDIEIEYWNLIAGARIDLSLHVYNEQGVLVFNAAPLDSTPGRGLPRPAGLYREVCSVPARLMNDGVHTVEMLVVRNDTEVVFGLSELVTFNIRDDLEGRGSWYGGWAGAVRPRLDWSSDLVQEGPPSGRVAT
- a CDS encoding GNAT family N-acetyltransferase; this encodes MSGPRGYAHPDYARTLGHLGQARWLRASGASVVVRPIPGTTRRDAVGPYPLLACHDWDRLGDDLDELRTEAVSVTAVPDPLGDHDPGLLQRAFPDLVRPYKTHWVVDLASSWSAGLSRHHRRRLRLARDAVTVEVLDTPRRAGAEWAEMYTHLVVRSSLTGVHAFPPDALVRQLEIPGATVLRAVRGGRTHAMAVWYSDGSGVHYHLGASDPTGYELGASYALMYGALDHFAQTGADVALLGGGSDPEDPDGDGLARFKRGWATDQVQAWLCGRILDRGAYRSLTPGGDRGEWFPAYRSGPPRTRRVVRDAAAPPPATLPGVLGGRPAFDEPLHVGRPNIGDRSRVMERIEGMLDRRWLSNDGPLVQEFEERVAEVVGVAHCVATSSGTTGLDILARACGMSGEVIVPAFTFVATAHALAWQGLTPVFCDIGRETHLIDPARVEELITDRTTGIVGVHLWGRGCDAAALDGLAQRHGLSLIFDAAHAFGCTLGGRPIGRFGRAEVFSFHATKFVNAFEGGAIVTSDAALADRCRSLRNFGFVDFDLVEGPGTNAKMPEASAAMGLTSLESRDDFARANAENEAAYAEGLAGLPGIRLTRHPPGETGNHQYVVLEVGPEAGLSRDQLTEALWADNIRARRYFHPGCHRSEPYRESFARGGRALPVTDEVSGRVLCLPTGTAVSPRDVTRVCRVVGAILEEGPRVAAHLRRASGRATDAA
- a CDS encoding ABC transporter permease, whose product is MRTADQPQGTLIAPRAGWAPLDLAELWSYRELLFFLAWRDVKVRYKQTVLGAAWAVIQPALTMVVFSIFFGGLADVPSDGAPYPVFAFAALVPWTFFANGLTQAANSVVAEEGMIDKVYFPRVTVPLAAVLATLVDLAIAMVVLVAVMLAYGIVPGWQVVTLPAFVLLAAMAALGAGLWLAALNVQYRDVRYTLTFLVQLWLFASPVAYPTSLVPSPWDVVYGLNPMVGVIDGFRWALLGTTPAPGTMVALSIVVTTSALIGGLFYFRRMERTFADVI